A single genomic interval of Salmo trutta chromosome 13, fSalTru1.1, whole genome shotgun sequence harbors:
- the LOC115205134 gene encoding protein chibby homolog 1-like yields MKSIREEWQEEWGRSKPGAGTRGEPERRPKMSIFREMWDKLGTPSTALSPGNWNPKLPPARLDASLSSLYYLDFNSRETELGPDYAPLALTLGGHSLIFQEGQWLLQQRPQGAKGRSPKAGDRTRIHRLKNKNRELQEENNALKIRVELLMDMLAETTAQLQGSDPGEGGSQDSLAVPQTPQLKRASFQIGSTKRKS; encoded by the exons ATGAAAAGTATCAGAGAGGAGTGGCAGGAGGAGTGG GGCAGGAGCAAACCCGGCGCAGGAACCCGAGGTGAGCCAGAGCGCCGTCCCAAGATGTCCATATTCAGAGAGATGTGGGATAAACTGGGGACCCCGTCGACGGCCCTCTCCCCAGGCAACTGGAACCCCAAACTCCCTCCCGCCAGGCTCGACGCCTCCCTTTCTTCCCTTTACTACCTTGACTTCAACTCCCGTGAAACCGAGCTGGGGCCCGATTACGCCCCCCTGGCCCTCACCCTGGGGGGCCACAGCCTCATCTTCCAGGAGGGCCAGTGGCTGTTGCAGCAGAGGCCCCAAGGGGCCAAGGGCCGGAGTCCAAAGGCAGGGGACCGAACCCGCATCCACCGCCTGAAGAATAAGAACCGGGAGTTACAGGAGGAGAATAATGCCCTGAAGATCCGGGTGGAACTGCTGATGGACATGCTGGCAGAGACCACAGCCCAGCTACAGGGCTCTGATCCTGGGGAGGGGGGAAGCCAGGACAGCCTAGCAGTACCACAAACACCTCAGTTGAAAAGGGCAAGCTTCCAGATTGGGTCTACTAAAAGAAAGTCCTAA